From one Vigna radiata var. radiata cultivar VC1973A unplaced genomic scaffold, Vradiata_ver6 scaffold_165, whole genome shotgun sequence genomic stretch:
- the LOC106779662 gene encoding protein MEI2-like 3 yields the protein MDKNYGDSSSAHAAAGSSETSLLNARKKVASSAWGIPRATDVFHDSSDISLFSSSLPVLPHEKLDLTDSENYGQPVDDNLLTLEKVQKDEGHDPFDDFEATAIGNMLPDDEEELLAGIMDDFDLSKLPSQLEDLDENDLFVNGGEFEMDCEPQESLNIGMSKISMADGVASNGIGHYAIPNGVGTVAGEHPYGEHPSRTLFVRNINSNVEDSELRTLFEQYGDIRTLYTACKHRGFVMISYYDIRAARTAMRALQNKPLRRRKLDIHFSIPKDNPSEKDINQGTLVVFNLDPSVSNDDLRQIFGAYGEVKEIRETPHKRHHKFIEFYDVRAAEAALKALNRSDIAGKRIKLEPSRPGGARRNLMQQLSQELEQDEVRTFRHQVGSPVANSPPGSWAQFGSPVEHNPLGSFSKSPGLGHASPINTTNHLSGLAAILSPHAATSPKIAPIGKDPGRTANQLFANSGSTQGAAFQHSMSFPEQNANASPRPISNFGESNSGASSIGTLSGPQFLWGSPTPYSEHSNTSWSSSSVGLPFTSGVQRQGFPYTSHRSPFLGSHSHHHVGSAPSGLPLDRHFSYFPESPEASLMSPVAFGNLNQSEGNFMMNMGGHASIGAGLPGNTAEISSPNFRMMSLPRPGSLFHGNSSYTVQGATNIDLLAGRGQSRRPDNAGNQMDSKKLYQLDLDKIVSGEDARTTLMIKNIPNKYTSKMLLAAIDESHRGTYDFLYLPIDFKNKCNVGYAFINMVSPSHIIPFYKAFNGKKWEKFNSEKVASLAYARIQGKAALVMHFQNSSLMNEDKRCRPILFHSEGQDTSDQEHFLSSNLNICIRQPDGSYSGDLLESPKGNLELEKD from the exons ATGGACAAAAATTATGGGGATTCTTCATCAGCTCATGCTGCCGCAG GTTCATCTGAGACTTCCTTGCTTAATGCTCGGAAAAAAGTTGCAAGCAGTGCATGGGGAATACCTCGAGCAACTGATGTGTTCCATGATTCAAGTGATATTAGCTTGTTTTCTAGTTCACTGCCTGTTCTTCCGCATGAAAAGT TAGATTTGACTGATTCTGAAAATTATGGCCAACCAGTTGATGATAACTTGCTAACATTagagaaagttcaaaaagatGAGGGACATGATCCTTTTGATGATTTTGAAGCCACTGCAATAGGGAACATGCTTCCTGATGATGAAGAGGAGCTTTTAGCTGGGATTATGGATGATTTTGACCTCAGTAAATTGCCCAGCCAACTGGAGGATTTAGATGAAAATGATCTATTTGTCAATGGAGGAGAATTTGAGATGGATTGTGAACCCCAAGAGAGCCTTAACATTGGCATGTCCAAGATAAGCATGGCAGATGGAGTTGCTTCAAATGGTATAGGTCACTATGCTATCCCAAATGGTGTTGGAACTGTGGCTGGGGAGCATCCCTATGGAGAGCATCCATCAAGGACACTATTTGTTCGAAACATCAACAGTAACGTTGAGGACTCTGAATTACGAACACTATTTGAG CAATATGGGGATATCAGAACTTTGTACACAGCATGCAAACATAGAGGCTTTGTGATGATATCATACTACGACATTCGAGCTGCTCGCACTGCCATGCGTGCTTTACAAAACAAACCCTTGAGACGTAGAAAACTTGATATTCATTTTTCCATTCCGAAG GATAACCCTTCAGAAAAAGATATAAATCAAGGAACCCTTGTAGTGTTCAATTTAGACCCATCAGTCTCAAATGATGACCTTCGGCAAATATTTGGGGCTTATGGCGAGGTCAAGGAG ATCAGGGAAACACCGCATAAGAGGCACcacaaatttattgaattttatgatGTTAGAGCAGCAGAGGCAGCTCTTAAAGCATTAAATCGAAGTGACATTGCTGGGAAACGCATAAAGCTTGAACCCAGCCGCCCTGGTGGAGCACGTAGAAA CTTGATGCAACAACTGAGTCAAGAACTGGAACAAGATGAAGTTCGAACTTTTAGACATCAGGTGGGTTCACCTGTGGCCAATTCTCCTCCTG GTAGCTGGGCACAATTTGGAAGTCCAGTTGAACATAATCCATTAGGTTCTTTTAGCAAGTCCCCTGGTTTGGGTCATGCCAGTCCCATTAATACCACCAACCATTTGTCTGGATTGGCGGCAATTCTTTCCCCACATGCTGCAACCTCTCCCAAGATTGCACCAATTGGCAAGGACCCTGGAAGGACTGCAAATCAGCTGTTTGCAAACTCCGGATCAACACAAGGAGCAGCTTTTCAGCATTCTATGTCCTTTCCTGAAcaaaatgcaaatgcaagtcCTAGGCCTATATCTAATTTTGGTGAATCAAATTCAGGTGCATCAAGTATTGGAACATTGTCTGGTCCTCAATTTCTTTGGGGAAGTCCAACTCCTTACTCTGAGCATTCAAACACTTCATGGTCTTCATCTTCTGTGGGGCTTCCATTTACGTCTGGAGTCCAAAGGCAGGGTTTTCCATATACTAGTCATCGAAGTCCTTTTCTTGGCTCCCATTCCCATCATCACGTTGGATCTGCTCCATCAGGCCTTCCACTTGATAGGCATTTTAGCTATTTCCCCGAGTCACCAGAAGCTTCTCTCATGAGCCCTGTTGCGTTTGGGAATTTAAATCAAAGTGAAGGAAATTTTATGATGAACATGGGTGGTCATGCCTCCATAGGAGCTGGTCTGCCAGGAAATACTGCTGAAATTAGTTCTCCTAATTTCAGAATGATGTCGCTGCCTAGGCCTGGTTCCTTGTTTCATGGAAATAGTTCGTATACTGTACAAGGAGCAACTAACATTGATTTATTAGCCGGACGTGGACAAAGTAGACGACCTGACAATGCTGGGAACCAAATGGACAGTAAGAAATTGTACCAGCTTGATCTAGACAAAATTGTCAGTGGTGAAGATGCAAGAACTActttaatgattaaaaacattccTAACAA GTATACCTCAAAGATGCTGCTTGCTGCAATTGATGAGAGTCACCGGGGTACTTATGACTTTCTGTACTTGCCAATTGACTTTAAG AATAAGTGTAACGTGGGTTATGCTTTTATCAACATGGTGTCTCCTTCACACATCATCCCCTTCTATAAG GCCTTCAATGGGAAAAAGTGGGAGAAGTTCAACAGTGAAAAGGTTGCTTCACTGGCATATGCACGGATACAAGGAAAAGCTGCACTTGTGATGCATTTCCAGAATTCAAGCTTAATGAATGAGGACAAACGATGCCGGCCAATTCTCTTTCATTCAGAGGGCCAGGATACTAGTGACCAG GAACATTTTCTATCCAGCAATTTGAATATATGCATTCGTCAACCAGATGGTTCCTATTCAGGTGACTTGTTGGAGAGCCCGAAGGGCAATTTGGAGTTAGAGAAAGATTAA
- the LOC111240830 gene encoding uncharacterized protein LOC111240830, producing the protein MVAHIGKARAAVEELKNFFVADSLEGINKKLDKFYVVLILRSLHSHFDHVRDQMLAGDQVPSMDNLVTQFLSVPSLVKDENSIDGIETSAMVALQGRGGGRSNQGGRGGHSMLPQCTYCKKIGHTREKCYALHGYPDKVAHVSKFDDLESKISIEEYQEILRYKSRKSSNPGQYSSMSNVSTAYISRSVEGHSPWILYSGASDHISGTWYGLFDWRRTSVSTTLFLKT; encoded by the exons ATGGTCGCTCACATAGGAAAGGCTCGTGCTGCCGTAGAGgaattgaagaatttctttgTGGCCGACTCTTTAGAAGGCATAAACAAGAAGCTTGATAAGTTTTATGTGGTCTTAATTCTAAGAAGTCTACACTCACATTTTGATCATGTTCGTGATCAAATGTTAGCTGGTGATCAAGTCCCATCAATGGACAACCTTGTTACTCAATTTCTTTCGGTACCTTCATTAGTTAAAGACGAAAATTCAATTGATGGTATTGAAACATCAGCTATGGTAGCACTacaaggaagaggaggaggcaGAAGCAACCAAGGAGGACGTGGTGGTCATAGTATGCTTCCTCAATGCACATATTGTAAGAAAATAGGCCATACTCGAGAGAAATGTTATGCCTTACATGGATATCCAGACAAAGTTGCTCATGTTTCTAAATTTGATGATCTCGAATCCAAAATTTCAATTGAAGAGTACCAAGAAATTTTGCGGTACAAGTCTAGAAAATCTTCTAATCCTGGCCAGTACTCCTCCATGTCCAATGTGTCAACTGCCTACATATCTCGATCTGTGGAAGGTCACAGTCCATGGATCCTTTACTCAGGTGCCTCAGACCATATCTCTG GAACATGGTACGGGTTGTTTGATTGGAGAAGGACATCAGTCTCAAcgactttatttcttaaaacatag